A genomic window from Exiguobacterium acetylicum DSM 20416 includes:
- a CDS encoding energy-coupling factor transporter transmembrane component T family protein produces MAVEMLGYIEKTSPIHRLTGTTKLIGFLLFTTATMFTYDTRVLLVMGLVSIVLFRLSRIQFREVRFVLIFTAIFVLINALAVYLFEPEQGVAIYGSRHVLFEGIGRFTVTAEQLFYLFNLILKYSVIVPIAVLFLVTTHPTEFASSLNRIGVPYKIAFAVSLALRYIPDVQADFRTIANAQEARGIAVSHGSLWQRARNSIQILLPLLFTSLERIETVSNAMDLRGFGAGRKRTWYNQQTMTRIDYVAIGCVLLLTVLSFVVTFYDGNRFYNPF; encoded by the coding sequence ATGGCTGTAGAAATGCTTGGCTATATTGAAAAAACGTCACCGATTCATCGATTGACGGGAACGACGAAACTGATCGGATTCTTATTATTTACGACAGCAACGATGTTCACCTATGATACACGTGTCTTACTTGTAATGGGGTTAGTCAGTATCGTGTTATTCCGATTGTCGCGTATCCAGTTTCGGGAAGTCCGCTTCGTCTTGATCTTTACAGCGATTTTCGTCCTGATTAATGCGCTCGCTGTTTATCTGTTCGAACCAGAGCAGGGCGTGGCAATCTACGGATCGCGCCACGTCTTATTTGAAGGCATCGGGCGCTTTACGGTAACGGCAGAACAGTTGTTTTATCTGTTTAATCTCATCTTAAAATACAGTGTGATCGTTCCGATTGCCGTGTTGTTTCTCGTCACGACCCATCCGACGGAATTCGCTTCTTCATTGAATCGGATTGGTGTTCCGTATAAAATCGCCTTTGCAGTTTCCTTAGCACTCCGTTACATTCCAGACGTACAAGCGGATTTTCGGACGATCGCGAATGCTCAAGAAGCACGAGGGATTGCTGTCTCACACGGCTCCCTTTGGCAACGGGCACGTAATAGTATCCAGATTTTACTTCCCTTGCTATTTACGAGTTTGGAGCGGATTGAGACCGTCAGTAATGCGATGGATCTCCGTGGATTCGGTGCCGGACGAAAGCGGACGTGGTACAACCAACAGACGATGACACGAATCGATTATGTCGCGATTGGCTGTGTGCTACTTTTGACGGTTTTGTCATTCGTCGTCACTTTCTATGATGGTAATCGCTTTTATAATCCGTTTTAA
- a CDS encoding carbon starvation protein A codes for MSATPIVIAVICILLIAYRLYGTFMAAKVLKIKDDRETPAHKLADGKDYVPTNKWVSFGHHFAAIAAAGPLVGPVLAAQFGYLPGLLWLLIGAVIGGAVHDMVVLFASMRQDGQSLSEVAKKELGPVAGFCAGLAMLFIITITMAGLSMVVLHALEHNPWGTFAVFSTIPIAMFVGIYLRKGGNLALASTVGFLLILAAIGFGPQLTETFIGDWFDLSSRQLAIALPIYAFFAAALPVWLLLAPRDYLSSFMKIGVFLALIVGVFIINPDIRFPAFTKFVDGGGPIIAGPVWPFISITIACGAISGFHAFVGSGTTPKMINRWSDIKPVAFGAMLVECLVAVMALIAATSLEVGDYFAINSTPEVFATLGMSTVYLDDLSREIGLDLAGRTGGAVSLAVGMTFIFRAIPWFKEIAGFFFQFVILFEAVFILTAIDAGTRVARYLIQDFFGEFYKPLKRVDWIPGAIFASALGTFFWGYLLFSGDIGSIWALFGVSNQLMASIGLIIGTTIILKIADKKIYALTTFIPLVYLLITVTFADIWMVANVYANPDSPGFSILNTVLSVTMGLLAIVITISAVKKWIELLNSPRWENQKRSA; via the coding sequence ATGAGCGCTACTCCAATCGTTATTGCTGTCATCTGTATCTTATTAATCGCGTATCGTCTCTACGGAACGTTCATGGCTGCGAAAGTCTTAAAAATCAAAGATGATCGCGAAACGCCCGCTCATAAATTAGCGGATGGAAAAGATTACGTCCCAACGAACAAATGGGTCTCGTTCGGACACCATTTTGCGGCAATCGCTGCTGCCGGTCCACTCGTCGGACCTGTCCTTGCTGCTCAGTTCGGATATCTCCCCGGCTTACTGTGGCTCTTAATCGGTGCCGTCATCGGTGGAGCGGTCCATGATATGGTTGTTCTTTTTGCCTCGATGCGCCAAGACGGTCAATCGCTGTCTGAAGTCGCTAAAAAAGAGCTGGGACCAGTCGCTGGTTTTTGTGCCGGTCTGGCGATGCTCTTCATCATCACGATCACGATGGCCGGTCTATCGATGGTCGTCTTGCACGCACTTGAACATAACCCATGGGGTACATTCGCTGTCTTCTCGACGATTCCGATCGCGATGTTCGTTGGGATTTACTTACGTAAAGGTGGCAATCTAGCACTTGCTTCAACAGTTGGTTTTTTACTTATTCTAGCTGCGATTGGTTTCGGTCCTCAGTTGACGGAAACATTCATCGGTGACTGGTTCGACCTTTCATCCCGTCAACTCGCGATTGCTTTACCGATTTATGCGTTCTTTGCTGCTGCACTGCCAGTTTGGCTCTTACTCGCACCTCGCGACTATTTATCGAGTTTTATGAAAATCGGTGTCTTTCTTGCTTTGATCGTTGGTGTCTTCATCATCAACCCGGACATTCGATTCCCAGCATTCACGAAGTTCGTTGATGGTGGTGGTCCAATCATCGCTGGTCCAGTCTGGCCATTCATCTCGATCACGATTGCCTGTGGTGCGATATCTGGTTTCCACGCCTTCGTTGGTTCTGGTACGACACCGAAGATGATCAATCGATGGAGCGACATCAAACCCGTTGCCTTCGGTGCTATGCTTGTCGAATGTCTTGTTGCCGTCATGGCATTGATCGCTGCGACATCGCTTGAAGTCGGTGATTACTTCGCCATCAACTCAACACCAGAAGTATTCGCGACGCTTGGTATGAGCACGGTCTATCTTGATGATTTATCCCGTGAAATCGGTCTCGATCTGGCAGGTCGAACAGGTGGTGCCGTCTCACTCGCCGTCGGTATGACATTCATCTTCCGCGCCATCCCGTGGTTCAAAGAGATTGCCGGATTCTTCTTCCAATTCGTCATTCTATTCGAAGCGGTCTTCATCTTAACCGCAATCGATGCAGGAACACGCGTCGCCCGTTACTTGATTCAAGATTTCTTCGGGGAGTTCTACAAACCACTCAAACGTGTCGACTGGATTCCAGGTGCGATCTTCGCTTCGGCACTCGGGACGTTCTTCTGGGGCTATCTCCTGTTTTCGGGTGACATTGGTTCAATTTGGGCATTATTCGGGGTATCGAATCAGCTGATGGCGTCGATTGGCTTGATCATCGGAACGACGATCATCTTGAAAATCGCCGACAAAAAAATCTATGCCCTGACGACGTTCATCCCGCTCGTCTATCTTCTGATCACAGTAACGTTCGCGGATATCTGGATGGTCGCAAACGTCTATGCGAATCCCGATTCTCCAGGTTTCAGCATCTTGAATACGGTCTTGTCCGTAACGATGGGACTGCTCGCGATCGTCATCACGATCTCAGCCGTCAAGAAATGGATTGAACTGTTGAATTCACCACGTTGGGAAAATCAAAAACGATCTGCGTAA
- a CDS encoding LytR/AlgR family response regulator transcription factor: protein MRTLLIEDEPLARDELRYHVTAAGLEVVGETGSVEEAERLVRSLQPDLVFLDIELTDGSGLEVAKRLKSMPRPPALLFVTAYDAHALEAFELNAYDYILKPYDPARIVRAIEKVARPLPKKAPRLERLAVETGEQLKLLSPQDIDYIVAENGKTKIVTEHEAYPSNETLLELERKLQDHRFLRVHRSYLVNLSAIDAIEPWFNGAYNLKIHQIDVPVSRTYVKLLKEALGI from the coding sequence ATGCGCACCTTGTTGATTGAAGATGAACCGCTCGCACGCGACGAGCTCCGTTATCACGTGACCGCAGCCGGTCTTGAAGTCGTCGGGGAAACCGGCAGTGTCGAGGAAGCCGAACGACTCGTTCGCTCCCTTCAACCCGACTTAGTCTTTCTCGATATCGAGCTAACGGACGGAAGTGGTCTTGAAGTCGCCAAACGCTTGAAATCGATGCCACGTCCACCAGCTCTTTTGTTTGTGACGGCATATGATGCTCATGCGCTTGAAGCGTTTGAGCTCAATGCCTATGATTACATCTTGAAACCGTATGATCCGGCACGGATTGTCCGTGCGATTGAAAAAGTTGCGCGACCGCTTCCGAAAAAAGCACCTCGACTTGAACGTTTAGCCGTTGAGACGGGCGAACAACTGAAATTATTGTCTCCTCAAGATATCGATTACATCGTCGCTGAGAACGGGAAGACGAAGATCGTCACGGAACATGAGGCGTATCCATCGAACGAGACTTTACTCGAACTCGAACGAAAGCTTCAAGATCATCGCTTTTTACGGGTTCACCGCTCGTACCTCGTCAACTTATCAGCAATCGATGCAATCGAACCTTGGTTCAACGGAGCCTATAATTTAAAAATTCATCAGATTGATGTGCCAGTCAGTCGGACGTATGTCAAACTACTGAAAGAAGCGCTCGGTATTTGA
- a CDS encoding LytS/YhcK type 5TM receptor domain-containing protein, whose product MLELIPFLLERLGIMIILVFILAQWGPTRRLLRQPEAGWQFRVLVLFFATYGILRNYTGVKVDLAEFLPHAWLEEVDGTSAIANTRTMIVVISGLLAGPLGGLMTGLIVGVHRYSLGGFTAFACALSTVIAGGVSGLLRSYWRDRLSSQALLPVCLTAFLMLFEMSLILLFARPFDAAVELVQFIFVPMTLINVLGVWLFLSIIRLAAREEETVRAREAERSLHIADLTLPHLTRGLHIHTAEAVAEILLQQTRAEAVSLTDRSVILAHIGIGSDHHQAGSHWTTKPTEHVLQDGQVRLVTERLDIGCPVRDCPLQAGIIAPLIVGETTIGTLKVYYPHAELLDAVEVELIEGLAKLFSTQLALGNAERQAGLLKDAEIRALEAQIHPHFLFNAINTIYALCRTDVEQARTLLLELSTFFRSNLQGARSTKIPLQKELEHIEAYTSLEAARFPNRPFLDIDLADETTALLVPPFILQPLIENAFLHAFSSEQTGYVGVTAWCEADQLCLEVVDNGRGIDASRLARLGREVVPSSGTGTALFNTAERIRSLYGEKGQFTITSDGQNGTTIAIRLPIELRKEIQHAHLVD is encoded by the coding sequence ATGTTGGAACTGATTCCTTTTTTACTCGAACGACTCGGTATCATGATCATCTTAGTGTTCATCCTCGCCCAGTGGGGACCAACACGACGGCTGCTGCGTCAACCGGAAGCAGGCTGGCAATTTCGTGTCCTCGTCCTGTTTTTTGCAACGTACGGCATTTTAAGAAACTATACAGGGGTCAAAGTCGACTTAGCTGAATTCTTACCTCATGCTTGGCTCGAAGAAGTCGACGGGACATCAGCGATTGCGAACACACGAACGATGATCGTCGTCATCAGCGGATTGCTCGCTGGTCCGCTCGGTGGATTGATGACCGGATTGATTGTCGGGGTTCACCGGTATTCCCTCGGTGGATTCACAGCGTTCGCTTGCGCGCTTTCCACCGTCATCGCCGGTGGTGTCAGCGGTCTCTTACGCTCCTATTGGCGCGACCGCCTCAGTAGCCAAGCGTTATTGCCCGTGTGTCTGACTGCTTTTTTAATGCTGTTTGAAATGTCATTAATTTTACTATTCGCCCGCCCCTTTGATGCGGCAGTCGAACTCGTCCAGTTCATCTTCGTACCGATGACACTGATCAACGTCCTCGGTGTCTGGTTGTTCTTATCGATCATCCGTCTTGCTGCGCGAGAAGAGGAAACGGTTCGGGCACGAGAAGCAGAACGGTCGTTGCATATCGCCGATTTGACGCTTCCGCATCTGACGCGTGGTCTACATATCCATACGGCAGAAGCTGTCGCGGAAATTCTGTTGCAGCAAACGCGAGCCGAAGCCGTCTCACTGACAGATCGTTCCGTCATCCTGGCCCATATCGGTATCGGGAGCGACCACCATCAAGCTGGGAGTCACTGGACGACGAAACCGACCGAGCATGTCTTGCAAGACGGACAAGTCCGTCTTGTGACGGAACGACTGGATATCGGCTGTCCCGTACGTGATTGTCCACTCCAAGCAGGAATCATTGCTCCGCTGATCGTCGGAGAAACGACGATCGGGACGTTGAAAGTCTATTATCCGCATGCCGAATTACTCGACGCGGTTGAAGTCGAACTCATCGAAGGATTAGCGAAACTGTTCTCGACACAACTGGCACTCGGGAACGCAGAGCGTCAAGCCGGTTTACTGAAGGATGCCGAGATTCGGGCACTTGAAGCACAAATTCATCCCCACTTCCTGTTTAATGCGATTAATACGATTTATGCACTGTGCCGGACGGATGTCGAACAGGCACGCACCTTGTTGCTTGAATTGTCGACCTTCTTCCGTAGTAACCTCCAAGGCGCACGATCGACAAAAATTCCGCTCCAAAAGGAACTCGAACACATCGAAGCATACACATCGCTTGAAGCCGCTCGTTTTCCGAATCGTCCGTTTCTTGATATCGATTTAGCAGACGAGACGACGGCTTTACTCGTTCCACCGTTCATCTTACAACCGTTGATCGAAAATGCATTCCTTCATGCGTTTTCTTCAGAACAGACAGGATATGTCGGTGTGACGGCATGGTGTGAGGCAGACCAGCTGTGTCTCGAAGTCGTCGATAACGGACGCGGCATTGACGCTTCGCGCCTTGCTCGTCTCGGTCGAGAAGTCGTTCCGTCCTCGGGCACCGGTACCGCATTATTTAATACGGCAGAACGGATTCGAAGTTTATATGGTGAAAAGGGACAGTTTACGATCACGAGTGACGGTCAAAACGGCACAACGATCGCGATTCGTCTCCCGATTGAACTCAGAAAGGAGATCCAGCATGCGCACCTTGTTGATTGA
- the folE2 gene encoding GTP cyclohydrolase FolE2, translating into MSTYPITLPTKEERHKLFGSVPPIKGTKPTEKDKMVDLQNTPKNFLFALDAVGISNVKHPVVIQDGDKTQATVATFELSTSLVQDRKGINMSRLTEQLDQYHNEGWTVTNESLIQFARDLADRMEQTEGQLTIRYPWFFTRKAPATGLSGLMNAEVWQTVSVNTETDEATLSVGLTINVTTLCPCSKEISEYSAHNQRGYVTMEASLRDEAEDFDWKQSLLDAAESNASAPLHPVLKRPDEKRVTEMAYENPRFVEDMVRLIAADLYEMDPIASFYVECRNEETIHQHDAIARITFDKDAQ; encoded by the coding sequence ATGTCTACCTACCCGATTACGTTACCAACAAAAGAAGAGCGCCATAAGCTGTTCGGTTCGGTACCACCGATCAAAGGAACAAAACCGACTGAAAAAGATAAGATGGTCGACTTGCAAAATACACCAAAGAACTTCCTGTTCGCACTAGACGCTGTTGGAATCTCAAACGTCAAACATCCTGTCGTCATCCAAGACGGAGACAAAACACAAGCGACAGTCGCGACGTTCGAACTGTCAACGTCACTCGTGCAAGACCGTAAAGGGATCAACATGAGCCGTTTAACGGAACAACTTGATCAATACCATAATGAAGGTTGGACGGTCACAAACGAGTCACTCATTCAATTCGCGCGTGATTTAGCAGACCGCATGGAACAAACGGAAGGTCAATTGACGATCCGTTACCCATGGTTCTTCACACGTAAAGCACCTGCAACAGGTCTTAGCGGCTTGATGAATGCCGAAGTATGGCAAACAGTCAGCGTCAACACGGAAACAGACGAAGCGACGTTGTCTGTCGGCTTGACGATCAACGTCACGACACTTTGCCCATGTTCAAAAGAAATCAGCGAATACAGTGCTCACAACCAACGTGGTTACGTCACGATGGAAGCATCGTTACGTGATGAAGCAGAAGACTTTGACTGGAAACAATCATTGCTTGATGCTGCGGAATCCAATGCCTCAGCGCCACTTCACCCAGTACTCAAACGTCCGGATGAAAAGCGCGTAACAGAGATGGCATACGAAAACCCACGTTTCGTAGAAGATATGGTTCGTTTGATTGCTGCTGACTTGTACGAAATGGACCCAATCGCTTCGTTCTACGTCGAATGCCGTAACGAAGAAACGATTCACCAACATGACGCGATCGCACGGATCACGTTCGATAAAGACGCACAATAA
- a CDS encoding TerC family protein, translating into MDWQLLLQYAWVVLVLIALEGLLSADNALVLAVMVKHLPGEQQKKALFYGLAGAFVLRFAALFAISFLVDIWQIQALGAAYLLIMGLRHIYKTVKARKLGENHGAENELDAEPKSEEPVSKGEFWRTVAKIEFADLAFAVDSILAAVALAVALPNWGSGEIGGLNTGHFIVILTGGLMGVVLMRFAARVFVKLLADRPGLETAAFAIVAWVGVKLAVLALEHPKYHASIEGTIFEALKLPEGFAHSTPWQAFFWTVMVGLALWGWFSSPKTKPNPDAEKKVDQNL; encoded by the coding sequence ATGGATTGGCAGTTACTATTACAGTATGCCTGGGTCGTACTCGTCTTGATCGCGCTTGAAGGATTACTTTCAGCGGATAATGCACTCGTACTCGCGGTCATGGTCAAGCACTTACCAGGAGAACAACAAAAGAAAGCACTTTTTTATGGACTAGCTGGAGCATTCGTCTTACGATTCGCGGCATTGTTCGCGATTTCGTTCCTCGTCGATATTTGGCAAATCCAAGCACTTGGAGCAGCGTACTTGCTCATCATGGGACTACGGCATATTTATAAGACCGTTAAAGCCAGAAAGCTCGGTGAAAATCATGGCGCTGAAAATGAGCTAGATGCAGAACCGAAGTCGGAAGAGCCAGTTTCAAAAGGTGAATTCTGGCGGACAGTCGCGAAAATCGAATTCGCAGACTTAGCGTTTGCTGTCGATTCGATTCTTGCTGCCGTTGCCCTTGCCGTTGCCCTTCCAAACTGGGGATCAGGCGAAATCGGTGGTTTGAACACGGGTCACTTCATCGTCATCTTAACAGGTGGTTTGATGGGGGTCGTCTTGATGCGTTTCGCAGCACGTGTCTTCGTTAAGTTACTTGCAGATCGCCCAGGTCTTGAGACAGCAGCCTTTGCAATCGTTGCCTGGGTCGGTGTAAAGTTAGCCGTTCTTGCGCTCGAGCACCCGAAATACCATGCATCGATCGAAGGAACAATCTTTGAAGCCTTAAAACTTCCTGAAGGATTCGCCCACAGTACACCGTGGCAGGCATTCTTCTGGACAGTCATGGTCGGTCTTGCTCTTTGGGGTTGGTTCTCTTCACCAAAAACAAAACCAAATCCAGATGCTGAAAAGAAAGTCGATCAAAACTTATAA
- a CDS encoding TerC family protein, giving the protein MDIGLITQYATVGLVLIILQGLLSADNAMVMAVLVRPLPDDQRKKALFYGLVGALVLRFVAIFFASYLATIWELQALGAIYLFYVAFKGIVEARSNKHQVPDTIASQKASPNFWWTVVKVEFSDLAFAVDSTLAAVAMATTLPMIGGTIGGLNTGQFWVVFFSGIIGLVIMRYFASWFVVLLQKRPGIEEAAFWLVAWVGVKLVVMTLAHPSIDVLPHEFPESTLWQTIFWVVLALILIIGWFRSGSSSTKSAK; this is encoded by the coding sequence ATGGATATTGGATTAATTACACAGTATGCGACCGTCGGGCTCGTACTGATCATTTTGCAGGGGTTACTTTCTGCTGATAATGCAATGGTCATGGCAGTCCTGGTCCGACCGTTACCGGACGATCAACGCAAAAAAGCACTTTTCTATGGTCTGGTCGGAGCACTCGTCTTACGTTTCGTCGCAATCTTCTTTGCTTCGTACTTAGCGACGATTTGGGAGCTTCAAGCACTTGGGGCGATATACCTCTTTTACGTGGCGTTTAAAGGAATCGTCGAGGCACGATCGAATAAACACCAAGTACCGGACACGATTGCCTCACAAAAAGCCTCGCCGAATTTTTGGTGGACGGTCGTTAAAGTCGAGTTCTCTGACTTGGCGTTCGCTGTCGACTCGACACTTGCCGCTGTCGCCATGGCGACGACATTACCGATGATTGGTGGAACAATCGGTGGTCTAAATACAGGACAATTTTGGGTCGTCTTCTTCAGTGGGATCATCGGTCTCGTTATCATGCGTTACTTCGCGAGCTGGTTCGTCGTCTTGCTCCAAAAGCGACCAGGTATCGAAGAAGCTGCTTTTTGGCTCGTCGCATGGGTTGGTGTAAAACTGGTCGTCATGACACTTGCGCATCCGTCGATCGACGTCTTGCCGCATGAGTTTCCAGAGAGTACACTATGGCAAACGATCTTCTGGGTCGTACTTGCCCTGATTTTAATCATTGGTTGGTTCCGTAGCGGAAGTAGTTCAACCAAATCAGCAAAATAA
- a CDS encoding YfbR-like 5'-deoxynucleotidase: MQNGNFIRMLTRMQNVPRWDEYAPRFPDNAASHSFRVALFSLMASYLEEVDGQRPVDRLTLLGKALFHDMNEVITGPIKHRTKKEPTLHAHIQAMEQQASEQLVALLSKSLQPAFTTYLVHAEDESPEGRIVEAIDTFDAMLYARREARMTESVFFEQKAAELQDVLERHPLVSVRRLTQSVMEEDEMSHFIENVLMMDTIRRWKGRFNTIDDNDATHTFRAASLGIFNGLIESEKYGVTIDIEEVVSRLLCHDLVEGTTGDVLGPVKHATPVTAAAFEAYERAEGEMLINNLPKDIRAPFRRFVVEAKDETYEGQMVDVIDKLDALIKMNMERKLNGVEYETGYRAQLKKVQMTYENPSVVFFLAYVLHDLDYVTS, encoded by the coding sequence ATGCAAAACGGTAATTTCATTCGGATGCTGACGCGGATGCAAAACGTTCCACGGTGGGATGAATATGCACCACGTTTTCCGGATAACGCAGCCAGTCACAGCTTTCGTGTTGCCTTATTCAGTTTGATGGCAAGCTATTTAGAAGAAGTAGACGGGCAAAGACCAGTCGATCGCCTGACATTGCTCGGAAAAGCCCTATTCCATGACATGAACGAAGTCATTACTGGACCCATTAAACACCGGACAAAAAAAGAGCCAACGTTACATGCACACATTCAGGCAATGGAACAACAAGCAAGTGAACAGCTCGTTGCCTTACTCTCAAAATCGCTTCAACCAGCGTTCACGACATACCTCGTGCATGCAGAAGATGAATCGCCAGAGGGACGAATCGTCGAAGCGATTGATACGTTCGATGCGATGTTGTACGCGCGCCGAGAAGCACGGATGACGGAGTCCGTCTTTTTCGAACAAAAAGCAGCGGAATTACAGGATGTTCTGGAACGACACCCACTTGTTTCGGTCCGGCGCTTGACACAGTCGGTCATGGAAGAGGATGAGATGTCTCATTTCATTGAAAATGTCTTGATGATGGATACAATTCGGCGCTGGAAAGGACGTTTCAATACGATTGATGATAACGACGCGACACATACGTTTCGAGCAGCCTCGCTTGGTATCTTCAATGGTCTGATTGAATCAGAAAAATACGGCGTCACGATCGACATCGAAGAAGTCGTCTCGCGGCTCTTGTGTCATGATCTCGTCGAAGGAACGACAGGGGATGTTCTTGGACCTGTCAAACATGCGACACCGGTCACAGCAGCAGCCTTCGAAGCTTACGAACGGGCAGAAGGAGAGATGTTGATCAATAATTTACCGAAAGACATTCGAGCACCGTTCCGTCGGTTCGTCGTTGAAGCAAAAGACGAGACATACGAGGGACAGATGGTCGACGTGATCGATAAACTCGATGCGCTGATCAAGATGAACATGGAACGTAAATTAAATGGGGTCGAGTATGAGACGGGTTATCGGGCACAACTCAAAAAGGTTCAGATGACATATGAAAACCCATCGGTCGTCTTTTTCCTCGCGTATGTCTTGCATGATTTGGATTACGTGACGTCATGA
- a CDS encoding multidrug effflux MFS transporter: protein MTKTTMTPRRLTLILILGSLAALGPLSIDMYLPAFPDMSRSFDASASLIQLSLTACMLGMALGQLIVGPLSDVRGRKRPLMFALLAYLLASLACAMAPTIEVLIALRFIQGAAGASGIVISRAIVRDLFDGPELTRFFAALSLVNGTAPILAPVIGGQLLRFGDWHFVFYLLAILSTMMLLAVALRLPETLPLERRVEGNLTTTLKTFGRLLTDRVFIGYAFAQAFVMGAMFAYISGSPFVLQNIYGASPQQFSFLFGLNGIGIILAAQIAGRLAGRVDSERLMRISLTIVASASILLFLALTLTEQLIFVMIPLFFVVSSVGLISTLGFTLAMQNYGATAGSASALLGLLPMLVGSLVSPLVGIMGEQSAVPMGLIIMTLDCLALILYYGLIVRRPNRS, encoded by the coding sequence ATGACGAAGACAACGATGACCCCACGCCGCTTAACGTTGATCTTGATCCTCGGTTCACTCGCTGCACTCGGACCACTCTCGATCGACATGTATCTACCTGCTTTTCCGGATATGTCACGCTCGTTTGATGCGAGTGCATCACTAATCCAATTGAGTTTGACGGCTTGTATGCTTGGAATGGCGCTTGGACAATTGATCGTTGGTCCGCTGAGTGACGTTCGCGGTCGTAAACGACCGCTGATGTTTGCTCTGCTCGCATATCTGCTCGCTTCTCTCGCCTGTGCGATGGCACCGACGATCGAAGTATTGATCGCGCTTCGATTCATTCAAGGAGCAGCCGGAGCGTCAGGAATCGTCATTTCCCGGGCAATCGTTCGTGACTTGTTTGATGGACCCGAATTGACGCGGTTTTTTGCTGCCTTGTCACTCGTCAACGGAACAGCACCGATTCTCGCACCCGTCATCGGAGGACAGTTGCTTCGGTTCGGTGACTGGCATTTCGTCTTCTACTTGCTTGCAATTTTAAGCACGATGATGTTGCTTGCCGTCGCACTTCGTTTACCGGAAACGCTCCCGCTTGAGAGACGAGTCGAAGGAAACCTGACGACGACGTTGAAGACGTTCGGACGCTTGTTGACGGACCGCGTCTTCATCGGCTATGCGTTCGCACAAGCATTCGTCATGGGCGCGATGTTTGCCTACATCTCCGGTTCACCGTTCGTCTTACAAAATATTTATGGCGCCTCGCCGCAACAGTTCAGTTTTTTGTTCGGTTTAAACGGAATCGGAATCATCCTAGCAGCACAAATCGCCGGTCGTCTTGCTGGTCGTGTCGATTCAGAGCGGCTGATGCGAATCAGTTTGACGATCGTTGCGAGTGCGAGTATCTTATTGTTCCTCGCCTTGACGTTAACGGAGCAGCTGATCTTCGTCATGATTCCACTGTTCTTCGTCGTTTCGAGCGTTGGTTTGATCTCGACGCTCGGTTTTACCTTAGCGATGCAAAATTACGGAGCAACGGCAGGCAGTGCCTCGGCACTGCTAGGACTCTTGCCAATGCTTGTCGGCTCGCTCGTGTCACCACTCGTCGGGATCATGGGGGAGCAATCGGCTGTTCCGATGGGTTTGATCATCATGACCTTAGATTGCCTGGCGCTCATCCTCTATTACGGTCTGATTGTTCGTCGACCGAATCGTTCATAA
- a CDS encoding NfeD family protein: MDVSTLYLYALAAAACGVFVSILFSDVIPGVDQIFHPTLILSFVIITSAIGFGLEQLSPLGSLLILIISSVIALLVTTLMHIFLFVPMAQAEQSLGFSEQMLEGRSATVIVPIPTEGYGEILLDDVSGRVSKSAVLFEGPALPQGTKVLVIEIKQGVASVVTYPQQWKKEMFT, translated from the coding sequence ATGGACGTTAGTACACTTTATTTATATGCGTTAGCGGCTGCTGCTTGCGGTGTGTTTGTGTCCATCCTATTCTCAGACGTCATTCCAGGCGTCGATCAAATTTTTCATCCCACGTTGATCTTATCTTTTGTCATCATCACGTCAGCGATCGGATTCGGGCTCGAACAGCTAAGTCCGCTTGGTTCGCTGTTGATTCTAATCATCAGCAGTGTGATTGCGTTATTAGTGACGACGCTGATGCATATTTTCTTATTCGTTCCGATGGCACAAGCCGAACAGTCGCTTGGATTTTCGGAACAGATGCTAGAAGGACGCAGTGCAACCGTTATCGTGCCGATTCCGACTGAAGGATATGGTGAAATCTTACTTGATGACGTCTCAGGACGCGTATCAAAGTCAGCCGTTCTGTTTGAAGGACCTGCCCTACCACAAGGCACGAAGGTGCTCGTCATCGAGATCAAACAAGGCGTCGCGTCTGTCGTGACGTACCCCCAACAATGGAAAAAGGAGATGTTTACATGA